A stretch of Acidovorax sp. RAC01 DNA encodes these proteins:
- a CDS encoding glycosyltransferase family 25 protein, with translation MPLPLVFINLERDAERRDRLQAQLQQTPLPSERFPAVWWADVPAAQAQQWYSDALNARQYYKPLRNGEKGCYASHIGAWQQLLASDAPALVVLEDDVRLTPQFTEVIEAIAALKEPWDMVKLLGRDREKTRSQRPLTGNTVLVDYARVPSMTAGYVISRAGAARLLERRQPFGRPIDVDLRFWWECGDLRILGVSPAAIELDDTSLVSSIWDERDTLTPAQRWRKFCMKMALTLGNAWHRRRLPRL, from the coding sequence ATGCCCCTGCCCCTCGTCTTCATCAACCTCGAACGCGACGCCGAGCGGCGCGATCGGCTGCAGGCACAACTGCAGCAGACGCCCCTGCCCAGCGAACGTTTTCCTGCCGTGTGGTGGGCCGATGTGCCCGCCGCGCAGGCGCAGCAGTGGTATAGCGACGCGCTCAATGCGCGCCAGTACTACAAGCCCCTGCGAAATGGTGAAAAGGGCTGCTACGCCAGCCACATCGGCGCCTGGCAGCAATTGCTGGCAAGCGACGCACCCGCACTGGTGGTGCTCGAAGACGATGTGCGCCTGACCCCGCAGTTCACCGAAGTAATCGAGGCCATAGCCGCACTGAAAGAGCCATGGGACATGGTCAAGCTGCTGGGCCGCGACCGGGAGAAGACGCGTTCGCAGCGGCCCCTGACGGGCAACACCGTGCTGGTGGACTACGCCCGCGTGCCCAGCATGACCGCGGGTTACGTGATCAGCCGCGCCGGTGCGGCCCGGCTGCTGGAGCGCCGCCAGCCCTTCGGCCGTCCCATCGACGTGGACCTGCGGTTCTGGTGGGAATGCGGCGATCTGCGCATTCTGGGCGTGTCCCCGGCGGCCATCGAGCTCGATGACACCAGCCTGGTCAGCTCCATCTGGGATGAGCGCGACACGCTGACACCCGCGCAGCGCTGGCGCAAGTTCTGCATGAAGATGGCGCTCACGCTAGGCAACGCCTGGCACCGCCGGCGCCTGCCCAGGCTCTAG
- a CDS encoding NAD(P)H-dependent flavin oxidoreductase, with amino-acid sequence MPAPNLLAALSLRLPIIQGPMTGSDTPALAAAVSASGGLGMLGCGMRSPDAMAEAAAQVRQWTDRPFGMNLFAQDTPAPDAATVAAALERLAPLYAEFGLTAAAPARWCEDFNAQLDALIAARPAVASFTFGILTAEQVERLHAADCHVIGTATTVAEALAWADVGADAVCASGMEAGGHRGTFLASGGMPGAQPSLADFAAAMVGTLPLVAQCVDALAPRGIPVVAAGGIMDGRGIAAAQALGARAVQMGTAFLACDESGISPAYRAALQSATATDTRASGALTGRPARGIVNTLMERLHPDEAHVPAYPVQNALTGALRRACAQEGRADYLSLWAGQGVAAVRPMRAAALMGVLEQEWRAARAGMAG; translated from the coding sequence ATGCCCGCCCCCAACCTTCTCGCCGCGCTGTCGCTGCGCCTGCCCATCATCCAGGGCCCCATGACGGGGTCGGACACACCGGCGCTGGCCGCTGCGGTGTCGGCCAGTGGCGGCCTGGGCATGCTGGGCTGCGGCATGCGCTCGCCCGATGCCATGGCCGAGGCTGCGGCGCAGGTGCGGCAATGGACCGACCGGCCTTTCGGGATGAACCTGTTTGCGCAGGACACGCCCGCACCGGATGCCGCCACGGTGGCTGCCGCGCTGGAGCGCCTGGCGCCGCTGTATGCCGAGTTCGGCCTGACCGCCGCCGCCCCGGCGCGCTGGTGTGAGGACTTCAACGCGCAGCTCGATGCGCTCATCGCCGCCCGCCCGGCCGTGGCCAGCTTCACGTTCGGCATCCTCACCGCAGAGCAGGTCGAGCGCCTGCACGCCGCGGACTGCCATGTGATCGGCACGGCCACCACCGTGGCCGAAGCATTGGCCTGGGCCGATGTGGGCGCCGATGCCGTGTGCGCCTCGGGCATGGAGGCCGGGGGCCACCGCGGCACGTTTTTGGCGTCTGGCGGGATGCCGGGCGCGCAGCCATCGCTGGCGGACTTTGCCGCCGCCATGGTGGGCACACTGCCACTGGTGGCGCAGTGCGTGGATGCGCTGGCACCGCGCGGCATCCCGGTGGTGGCGGCCGGCGGCATCATGGACGGCCGCGGAATCGCCGCCGCCCAGGCGCTGGGCGCGCGAGCCGTGCAGATGGGCACGGCATTCCTCGCGTGTGACGAGTCGGGCATCAGCCCTGCCTACCGAGCCGCACTGCAGTCAGCCACGGCCACCGATACGCGCGCCAGCGGCGCACTCACCGGCCGCCCCGCCCGAGGCATCGTCAACACGCTGATGGAACGTCTGCACCCTGACGAGGCCCATGTACCCGCCTACCCCGTGCAGAACGCCCTGACGGGTGCCCTGCGGCGGGCCTGTGCGCAGGAGGGCCGGGCCGACTACCTGTCGCTGTGGGCGGGGCAAGGCGTTGCCGCCGTGCGGCCCATGCGTGCGGCGGCATTGATGGGGGTGCTGGAGCAGGAGTGGCGCGCGGCGCGGGCGGGCATGGCTGGATAA
- a CDS encoding HAMP domain-containing sensor histidine kinase: MSLTNPFSRRLYLRIWLAVVGGMAVLTLAVGWAWRMAEEQKAQTAQPFVPPSREMVLRDPSGTEVLRGLSTRQPSQPGEGVEFQIETEDGRVFSMQMAPRAPRGDRGDRPFRPGAPGGPGGPGKQGDAAFWTRPPFGFLWLLGIVGLAVAVGVYPIIRRLTLRLEALQRSVQKFGEGDLSVRVPEEGQDEVADLARQFNAAAARVETLVKSHKSLLANASHELRSPLTRIRMGLELMGGQQPSPAFREEILRNIAELDQLVDEILLASRLDAREADVGTVEMVDLIGLAAEECARVGADLDAGASADTVEVRGVAKLLRRAIRNLLENARRYTTGDITVVVRRSPGHAEVRVYDRGPGVPASQRERIFEPFYRLPGASERSGGVGLGLSLVRSIAGRHNGTVRCEDREGGGACFVLRLPLEQR, encoded by the coding sequence ATGTCATTGACCAACCCGTTCTCGCGCCGTCTGTACCTGCGCATCTGGCTGGCCGTGGTGGGCGGCATGGCGGTGCTGACGCTGGCGGTGGGCTGGGCGTGGCGGATGGCAGAGGAGCAAAAGGCGCAGACCGCGCAGCCGTTTGTGCCGCCCTCGCGCGAGATGGTGCTGCGCGACCCTTCGGGCACCGAGGTTTTGCGCGGGCTGTCCACGCGCCAGCCCAGCCAGCCGGGCGAGGGGGTGGAGTTCCAGATCGAGACCGAGGACGGGCGGGTGTTCAGCATGCAGATGGCGCCGCGCGCGCCGCGTGGGGACCGCGGTGACCGGCCGTTCCGCCCGGGGGCCCCTGGTGGGCCGGGCGGGCCGGGCAAGCAGGGCGATGCCGCTTTCTGGACCCGGCCGCCGTTCGGTTTTTTGTGGCTGCTGGGCATCGTGGGTCTGGCCGTGGCCGTGGGTGTGTACCCCATCATCCGCCGCCTCACGCTGCGGCTGGAGGCGCTGCAGCGCAGCGTGCAGAAGTTTGGCGAGGGCGACCTGTCGGTGCGCGTGCCCGAGGAGGGCCAGGACGAAGTGGCCGACCTGGCCCGCCAGTTCAACGCCGCCGCCGCGCGTGTCGAAACGCTGGTGAAGTCACACAAGTCGCTGCTGGCCAATGCATCGCACGAGCTGCGCTCGCCGCTCACGCGCATCCGCATGGGGCTGGAGCTGATGGGCGGGCAGCAGCCCTCGCCCGCCTTCCGCGAAGAGATCCTGCGCAACATTGCCGAGCTGGACCAGCTCGTGGACGAGATCCTGCTGGCCAGCCGCCTGGACGCCCGCGAGGCCGACGTGGGCACCGTCGAAATGGTAGACCTGATCGGCCTGGCCGCCGAGGAATGCGCCCGCGTGGGCGCCGACCTGGACGCCGGCGCCAGTGCCGATACGGTGGAAGTGCGCGGCGTGGCCAAGCTGCTGCGCCGCGCCATCCGCAACCTGCTGGAAAACGCCCGGCGCTACACCACGGGCGACATCACGGTGGTGGTGCGCCGCAGCCCCGGCCATGCCGAGGTGCGCGTGTACGACCGCGGCCCGGGTGTGCCGGCCAGCCAGCGCGAACGCATCTTCGAGCCGTTCTACCGGCTGCCGGGCGCCAGCGAGCGGTCAGGCGGCGTGGGGCTGGGGCTGTCGCTGGTGCGGTCCATCGCAGGCCGCCACAACGGCACGGTGCGCTGCGAAGACCGCGAGGGCGGTGGCGCCTGCTTTGTGCTGCGCCTGCCCCTGGAGCAACGCTGA
- a CDS encoding O-antigen ligase family protein has translation MLNLSATLLLPAAATALFLFFPVSLALASILMLVILVLWLFAGNFRERWLAVRDNPVAWAALAIYGLVLIGVLYSPADWDEISLHLTKYLKLPFAVVLMTAITSDRLQQRCLDAFVWAMGFVLASTWLNVWWDLPWSKTHNQGWHVTHHVFGDYITQNIMMAFMVLVALVRMLHATTVWRRLGWAAVSLLASVSITHLSEGRTGYLLLCVMLAVFVFAALRGRSMWFAAILGACLTAGVLVSSDLVRERVVLAYTEVVRANEEKATSVGNRVYLYRITPLLAAEEPLLGHGTGAYHSQICRFVDIPEGCHGWITWHPHNQFLFFAADHGIPGFAAYIFLLLGMVWLARRAQAPEARVLLIGLAALLAVNSMTNSPLWSARESHFFTYMMALLSSRILARPATRQTPMQSQAGPGR, from the coding sequence ATGCTGAACCTCTCTGCAACGCTGTTGTTGCCCGCGGCTGCCACGGCACTTTTCCTGTTCTTCCCGGTCAGCCTCGCGCTCGCCAGCATTCTGATGCTGGTCATTCTGGTGCTATGGCTGTTCGCCGGGAACTTCCGCGAACGTTGGCTTGCAGTGCGCGATAACCCGGTCGCGTGGGCAGCGCTTGCCATCTACGGTTTGGTCCTGATCGGTGTACTGTATTCCCCGGCCGACTGGGATGAGATCAGCCTGCACCTGACCAAGTACCTCAAGCTGCCATTTGCCGTCGTACTGATGACTGCCATCACCAGCGACAGGCTGCAGCAGCGATGCCTGGATGCTTTTGTGTGGGCCATGGGCTTCGTGCTGGCATCCACCTGGCTCAACGTGTGGTGGGATCTGCCGTGGTCCAAGACCCACAACCAGGGCTGGCACGTCACGCACCACGTGTTCGGTGACTACATCACCCAGAACATCATGATGGCGTTCATGGTCCTGGTGGCGCTGGTGCGCATGCTGCATGCGACCACAGTATGGCGAAGGCTCGGCTGGGCGGCGGTGTCGCTGCTTGCCAGCGTCAGCATCACCCACCTTTCCGAAGGTCGCACGGGTTACCTGCTGCTGTGCGTGATGCTGGCGGTGTTCGTGTTTGCAGCCCTGCGGGGCCGGAGCATGTGGTTCGCAGCCATCCTGGGGGCCTGCCTCACGGCTGGCGTCCTGGTCAGCTCAGACCTTGTCCGCGAGCGCGTGGTGCTGGCCTACACCGAAGTGGTGCGGGCCAATGAGGAAAAGGCCACATCCGTCGGCAACAGGGTGTACCTTTACCGGATCACGCCGCTGCTGGCTGCCGAAGAACCGTTGCTGGGCCATGGCACAGGCGCCTACCATTCGCAAATCTGCCGCTTCGTCGATATCCCCGAAGGCTGCCACGGCTGGATCACCTGGCACCCTCATAACCAGTTCCTGTTCTTTGCCGCGGACCACGGTATCCCGGGCTTCGCCGCCTATATATTCCTGCTGCTGGGCATGGTGTGGCTGGCGCGTCGCGCCCAAGCCCCCGAGGCACGTGTACTGCTTATCGGCCTTGCTGCGTTGCTGGCCGTGAACAGCATGACCAACTCCCCGTTGTGGAGCGCCCGAGAGAGCCACTTCTTCACCTACATGATGGCACTCCTCAGCTCCAGAATCCTTGCAAGGCCCGCCACCCGCCAGACGCCCATGCAATCCCAGGCAGGACCGGGCAGGTAG
- a CDS encoding glycerate kinase, producing the protein MNLRKILVPVGVVGLVVFGFFAYGWPGVAAVSGGLVMWALLHFTRLVNVMKKAAKRPIGYVGSAVMLNARLTEGVNLMHVVAMTQALGEPMSADGADPEVYRWTDGTRSHVTCEFRSGKLAKWTLVRPEADGSDGDGTAGRAAP; encoded by the coding sequence ATGAATCTGCGCAAAATTCTCGTGCCCGTGGGGGTCGTCGGTCTGGTCGTTTTCGGCTTTTTCGCCTATGGCTGGCCCGGCGTGGCCGCGGTGAGCGGTGGTCTGGTCATGTGGGCGCTGCTGCACTTCACACGGCTGGTGAACGTGATGAAGAAGGCGGCCAAGCGTCCCATTGGCTATGTGGGCAGCGCCGTCATGCTCAATGCCCGGCTGACCGAAGGCGTCAACCTGATGCATGTGGTGGCCATGACGCAGGCGCTGGGCGAGCCGATGTCTGCCGACGGGGCCGACCCCGAGGTGTACCGCTGGACGGACGGCACCCGCTCGCACGTCACCTGCGAGTTCCGCAGCGGCAAGCTGGCGAAGTGGACGCTGGTCCGGCCCGAGGCTGACGGCTCTGACGGCGATGGAACAGCCGGCCGTGCCGCCCCGTAA
- a CDS encoding response regulator transcription factor: MSSQLLMIEDDARLAQMVGEYLGQSGLVVTHRADGKSGLAELQGEGAGPVPDLVILDLMLPDMDGLEVCRRIRSLQGPAAHVPVLMLTAKGDPMDRIIGLELGADDYLPKPFEPRELLARIRAILRRRTDHSGSGAASAQPLRFGSLEIDRDARTVTVGGQNADLTSYQFDLLVALAERAGRVLTRDQIMEAVRGRELEAFDRSIDVHMGRIRAAIEADAKNPRRILTVRGVGYVFAKQQD; the protein is encoded by the coding sequence ATGAGCTCGCAACTGTTGATGATCGAAGACGATGCCCGCCTGGCGCAGATGGTGGGCGAGTACCTGGGCCAGTCGGGCCTGGTGGTCACGCACCGTGCCGACGGCAAGAGCGGGCTGGCCGAACTGCAGGGCGAAGGCGCCGGCCCCGTGCCCGACCTGGTCATCCTGGACCTGATGCTCCCCGACATGGACGGGCTCGAAGTGTGCCGCCGCATCCGGTCGCTGCAGGGCCCTGCCGCCCATGTGCCGGTGCTGATGCTCACCGCCAAGGGCGACCCGATGGACCGCATCATCGGCCTGGAGCTGGGCGCCGACGACTACCTGCCCAAGCCGTTTGAGCCGCGCGAGCTGCTGGCCCGCATTCGCGCCATCCTGCGCCGCCGCACCGACCACAGCGGGTCGGGCGCGGCATCGGCGCAGCCGCTGCGCTTTGGCTCGCTGGAGATCGACCGCGACGCGCGCACCGTGACCGTGGGCGGGCAGAACGCCGACCTGACCTCCTACCAGTTCGACCTGCTGGTGGCCCTGGCCGAGCGCGCGGGCCGCGTGCTGACGCGCGACCAGATCATGGAAGCCGTGCGCGGCCGCGAGCTGGAGGCGTTTGACCGCTCGATCGACGTGCACATGGGCCGCATCCGCGCCGCCATCGAGGCCGATGCCAAGAACCCCCGGCGCATCCTGACGGTGCGCGGTGTGGGGTATGTGTTTGCCAAACAGCAAGATTGA
- a CDS encoding glycosyltransferase, which yields MRIVHLLLTRNFAGSERHAIELANAQSEHHEVTLILRKSAQSDRPGGYAHRVDPRVRILWVSKWLGRWQARRLVQRLRPDVAHAHLSDGCKALGGLSGLEGQVLRVATLHICYKPQQHARLDALVAIASWQMDAIPAPLRAHTSQIDNWTLPYRPAADARQRLRAQHGIAPDAWVFGALGRMDRSKGFDLLLDAFERAGLPDDAHLVIVGRGAELEALRRRAMPRVILPGFSEQPADWLAAFDGFVSPARDEPFGLVFLEAMAAGLPIIATETQGARHLSAALGARMVPLEDAAALAEALKAQYAQRPPRCSRPMEAFSAEAKTAEVEAFYLRELALARAR from the coding sequence ATGCGCATCGTCCACCTGCTGCTGACCCGCAACTTTGCCGGCAGCGAACGGCACGCCATCGAGCTGGCCAATGCGCAGTCCGAACACCACGAGGTCACGCTGATCCTGCGCAAGTCGGCACAGAGCGACCGGCCCGGCGGGTACGCGCACCGGGTAGACCCGCGGGTGCGGATTCTGTGGGTGAGCAAGTGGCTGGGGCGGTGGCAGGCCCGCCGCCTGGTTCAGCGCTTGCGCCCGGACGTGGCCCATGCGCACCTGAGCGATGGGTGCAAGGCCCTGGGCGGACTGTCGGGGCTTGAGGGCCAGGTGCTGCGGGTGGCCACCCTGCACATTTGCTACAAGCCCCAGCAGCACGCGCGGCTGGACGCGCTGGTGGCCATTGCCAGCTGGCAGATGGATGCCATCCCCGCACCCCTGCGGGCACACACCTCCCAGATCGACAACTGGACGCTGCCCTACCGGCCTGCAGCAGACGCACGCCAGCGCTTGCGCGCCCAGCATGGCATTGCGCCGGATGCGTGGGTGTTTGGCGCCCTGGGGCGCATGGACCGCAGCAAGGGTTTTGATCTGCTGCTGGACGCCTTCGAGCGTGCCGGTTTGCCGGACGACGCGCACCTGGTCATCGTCGGTCGCGGTGCGGAACTCGAAGCGCTACGCCGACGCGCCATGCCCCGCGTCATCCTGCCGGGGTTCTCCGAGCAACCCGCCGATTGGCTGGCTGCGTTCGACGGCTTTGTCAGCCCTGCGCGCGACGAGCCTTTCGGGCTGGTCTTTCTGGAGGCCATGGCAGCGGGGCTTCCCATCATTGCCACAGAAACGCAAGGGGCCCGGCACCTGAGCGCGGCGCTGGGCGCGCGCATGGTGCCGCTGGAAGACGCCGCAGCACTGGCTGAAGCCCTGAAGGCGCAGTACGCGCAACGCCCGCCGCGCTGCAGCCGGCCGATGGAGGCGTTCAGCGCCGAAGCCAAGACGGCCGAGGTGGAGGCCTTCTACCTCCGCGAACTGGCGCTGGCGCGCGCGCGATAA
- a CDS encoding YbfB/YjiJ family MFS transporter: protein MPASTSALQVALAGMAALAAAMGVGRFAFTPLLPMMLHDGVVDIPTGSTLATANYVGYLIGALMFMALPWVARRAPRAVPGNAALARGGLVATAVLTGLLALPLPGAWPALRLLAGVASGLVFLGTANWCMARLAQLGRPALGGLIFCGPGLGIVVTGLPVGAMVAAGWSAAAGWATFAALAALLAAVAWPVLRGGDVPAAGAAGAGTSAVPAARSAPERTLLAAAYGLAGLGYIVTATFLPVIARAALPPGSIWPDLFWPMFGAGVALGAFLATRIPPARDRRLLLAGAYLLQAVAIGLSLVLPNRFGFALGSLLLGLPFTAITFFALQEARHQWPRAAAGFTGLLTALYGLGQIAGPPMAAALLARAPSAAQGFDQALGVALSVLVLGSAAYAFMAWRWRR, encoded by the coding sequence ATGCCGGCCAGCACATCTGCGCTGCAGGTGGCACTGGCCGGCATGGCCGCGCTGGCGGCGGCCATGGGCGTTGGCCGCTTTGCCTTCACGCCGCTGTTGCCCATGATGCTGCACGACGGCGTGGTCGACATCCCGACAGGCAGCACGCTGGCGACGGCCAACTATGTGGGCTACCTGATCGGCGCCCTGATGTTCATGGCGCTGCCGTGGGTGGCCCGGCGTGCGCCCCGCGCGGTGCCGGGCAACGCGGCACTGGCCCGCGGTGGCCTGGTGGCCACGGCCGTGCTCACCGGGCTGCTGGCGCTGCCATTGCCCGGCGCATGGCCTGCGCTGCGCCTGCTGGCGGGTGTGGCCAGTGGCCTGGTGTTTCTGGGCACGGCCAACTGGTGCATGGCGCGCCTGGCGCAACTGGGGCGACCTGCGTTGGGCGGGCTCATCTTCTGCGGGCCGGGGCTGGGCATTGTGGTGACGGGGTTGCCCGTGGGCGCCATGGTGGCGGCCGGATGGAGCGCCGCGGCGGGCTGGGCCACGTTCGCCGCGCTGGCTGCGCTGCTGGCCGCGGTGGCGTGGCCGGTGCTGCGCGGTGGCGATGTGCCTGCGGCCGGGGCCGCCGGGGCCGGTACCTCAGCGGTGCCGGCAGCGCGCAGCGCACCCGAGCGCACGCTGCTGGCGGCCGCCTACGGGCTGGCGGGGCTGGGCTACATCGTCACCGCCACGTTCCTGCCCGTCATCGCGCGTGCGGCCTTGCCGCCCGGCTCCATCTGGCCCGACCTGTTCTGGCCGATGTTTGGTGCGGGCGTGGCGCTGGGGGCGTTTCTGGCCACCCGCATTCCGCCCGCGCGCGACCGCCGGCTGCTGCTGGCCGGGGCCTACCTGCTGCAGGCAGTGGCCATCGGGCTCAGCCTGGTGCTGCCCAACCGGTTTGGCTTTGCGCTGGGCAGCCTGTTGCTGGGGCTGCCGTTCACGGCCATCACGTTCTTTGCCTTGCAGGAGGCCCGCCATCAGTGGCCGCGCGCGGCGGCAGGCTTTACCGGGCTGCTGACCGCGCTGTACGGCCTGGGGCAGATTGCCGGCCCGCCCATGGCTGCGGCGCTGCTGGCGCGGGCGCCGTCGGCAGCGCAGGGGTTTGACCAGGCCCTGGGGGTGGCGCTGTCGGTGCTGGTGCTGGGCAGTGCGGCCTATGCCTTCATGGCGTGGCGCTGGCGGCGCTGA
- a CDS encoding zinc-finger domain-containing protein, which produces MSQKIVELQAKDLDSRGGIACPSPQAGTALWNGHPRVYLDVAHTGQAKCPYCGTEYRLRAGEKVSAGH; this is translated from the coding sequence ATGTCTCAAAAAATCGTTGAACTTCAAGCCAAGGACCTCGACTCGCGGGGCGGCATCGCCTGCCCCAGCCCGCAAGCCGGCACGGCGCTGTGGAACGGCCACCCGCGCGTCTACCTGGATGTCGCCCATACGGGGCAGGCCAAGTGCCCGTACTGCGGCACCGAATACCGCCTGCGCGCTGGCGAAAAGGTGTCCGCCGGTCACTGA
- a CDS encoding branched-chain amino acid transaminase — protein sequence MSPVVPSMADRDGKIWMDGQMVDWRDAKIHVLTHTLHYGCGAFEGVRAYKTVDGTAIFRLEEHTDRLFNSAKILRMNIPFTKQEVNDAQRAVVRENKLESCYLRPLTWIGSQKLGVSPKGNQIHLMVAAWAWGAYLGEEGMKRGIRVKTSSYTRHHVNITMTQAKAVSNYTNSILANMEALDDGYDEALLLDSSGFVSEGAGENIFVIKNGVIYTPDLSAGALNGITRNTVFHIAKDLGLEIVQKRITRDEVYIADEAFFTGTAAEVTPIRELDRLEIGVGSRGPITEKIQSAFFDIVGGRNPKYAHWLTKV from the coding sequence ATGAGCCCCGTAGTTCCCTCGATGGCCGACCGTGACGGCAAGATCTGGATGGACGGCCAGATGGTCGACTGGCGCGACGCCAAGATCCATGTGCTGACCCACACGCTGCACTACGGCTGCGGCGCTTTCGAAGGCGTGCGCGCCTACAAGACGGTGGACGGCACGGCGATCTTCCGCCTTGAAGAGCACACCGACCGCCTGTTCAACAGCGCCAAGATCCTGCGCATGAACATCCCGTTCACCAAGCAGGAAGTCAACGACGCGCAGCGCGCCGTGGTGCGCGAAAACAAGCTCGAATCGTGCTACCTGCGCCCGCTGACCTGGATTGGCTCGCAAAAGCTGGGCGTCTCCCCCAAGGGCAACCAGATCCACCTGATGGTGGCGGCATGGGCCTGGGGCGCTTACCTGGGCGAAGAGGGCATGAAGCGCGGCATCCGCGTCAAGACCAGCAGCTACACCCGCCACCACGTCAACATCACCATGACGCAGGCCAAGGCGGTGAGCAACTACACGAATTCCATCCTGGCCAACATGGAAGCCCTGGACGATGGGTATGACGAAGCCCTGCTGCTCGACAGCTCGGGTTTCGTGTCCGAAGGCGCAGGCGAAAACATCTTCGTCATCAAGAACGGCGTGATCTACACGCCCGACCTGTCGGCCGGCGCCCTGAACGGCATCACGCGCAACACGGTGTTCCACATCGCCAAGGACCTGGGCCTGGAGATTGTGCAAAAGCGCATCACGCGTGACGAGGTCTACATTGCCGACGAGGCCTTCTTCACTGGCACGGCCGCTGAAGTGACGCCCATCCGCGAGCTGGATCGCCTCGAGATCGGTGTCGGCTCGCGCGGGCCCATCACCGAGAAGATCCAGTCGGCGTTCTTCGACATCGTGGGCGGCCGCAATCCCAAGTACGCCCACTGGCTCACCAAGGTCTGA
- a CDS encoding LysR substrate-binding domain-containing protein produces the protein MDPHTPPLDLAALDIFRTVAAEGSVTRAAERLQRAQSNVTTRVQQLEADVGAPLFLREGKRMALTPEGQTLLGYADRLLALADEARQALRPGVPAGRLRLGSMESTAASRLPAPLARLHRQHPGVALELSTAPTRELVERLRAHALDAVLVAWPPGLPPDPTLETQPVFTEELLLVLPARHPVAAHPDDVQPGTLAVFEPGCTYRRMAQDWFAARSQPMQPLELGSYHAILANVAGGGCAGVVPRSVLRLSPQARHLAVQPLATIDTLLAWRQGYRSAALDALRDMLAPVG, from the coding sequence ATGGACCCGCACACCCCGCCACTGGACCTTGCCGCGCTGGACATCTTTCGCACCGTGGCGGCCGAGGGCAGCGTCACGCGTGCAGCAGAGCGGCTGCAACGCGCGCAGTCGAATGTGACCACGCGCGTGCAGCAGCTGGAGGCCGATGTGGGCGCCCCGCTGTTCCTGCGCGAGGGTAAGCGCATGGCCCTGACGCCCGAGGGCCAGACGCTGCTGGGCTATGCCGACCGCTTGCTGGCCCTGGCCGATGAGGCCCGCCAGGCCCTGCGCCCCGGCGTTCCCGCAGGGCGGCTGCGCCTGGGCTCGATGGAAAGCACCGCCGCCAGCCGCTTGCCGGCTCCGCTGGCCCGGCTGCACCGGCAGCACCCGGGCGTGGCGCTGGAGCTGTCGACCGCGCCCACCCGGGAGCTGGTCGAGCGCCTGCGCGCCCATGCACTCGATGCCGTGCTGGTGGCCTGGCCGCCAGGCCTGCCGCCCGACCCGACCCTGGAAACACAGCCCGTGTTTACGGAAGAACTTTTGCTGGTGCTGCCGGCACGCCACCCCGTTGCCGCGCACCCGGATGATGTGCAGCCCGGCACGCTGGCAGTGTTCGAACCGGGCTGCACCTACCGACGCATGGCGCAAGACTGGTTTGCCGCGCGCAGCCAGCCCATGCAGCCGCTGGAGCTGGGCTCTTACCACGCCATCCTGGCGAACGTGGCGGGCGGCGGCTGCGCGGGCGTGGTACCGCGCTCGGTCCTCAGGCTTTCGCCACAGGCGCGGCACCTGGCCGTGCAGCCCCTGGCCACCATCGACACGCTGCTGGCCTGGCGGCAGGGCTACCGGTCTGCGGCACTGGATGCCCTGCGCGACATGCTGGCCCCAGTCGGGTGA